The Argentina anserina chromosome 5, drPotAnse1.1, whole genome shotgun sequence genome includes the window CTAATACTGCATGTAAGTATGGTAGATAGATCTTACATTGCTTGCTTCAATTCCCTTCTGAATTGATATCTTTGAACAGAACAGATATTGGTTGTCAGTTCCACAACTCTACATCATGTAGTTGGTGGTAATCTTGTGCAACTAAAACAATATTAATGTATACGAGTCTGCTACCTCCCTGAGCGTAGTTAGAGTGAAGATAAACAGTTGACTAGGAGTTCTAACCATAGTGCCATCTTAAAACAAGCATTGCCCACTcatctttaatttcttttgcttGTTTCAGGAAAGCATCGCATCAAAATTCTTGGAGAGACTTGCCGAATGGTGCAAAAATATCAAGATTTCAGATCCTTTGGAAGAAGGTTGCAGGCTTGGCCCTGTTGTTTCTCAAGGGCAGGTacatatttattaatttatgcaTTTTATTCTATTTTATATTTGTATGTTGTCTATTCTAGAGAGAGGGTTTTCAATTAACAGGTCCATTAAAACACAAGTACTAGAATACAATCAATAccttgcttttttttttcttttctctaacTCGAGAACACAATTTTATCCACATTGATTCATATAATATCTACATAACTATTCGTATTCCAGAAGATGTTATTGTTTCCGTGAAATAATCTAGGAAGATTCCAGGGGAGGGTCCTTAGAGACTTAAAAAGATGCCGCACCTCCTCACTGAAACTATTTCAGGATTTTTGTTTGGTGTTCACCGAAGACGCTTGGGTTGGGTATGGGCAGGGAAGGTTGATTTTACTACTAAATTTAAACTTGTTCTACTATTAGTAAatagtttcaattttttaacTTGAAAAGGTTTCTTTTCCAAACGAGTTATGCTTACACAAAATTTCAAGACAGATTGGTGATGTTTTTTCTCCTGAAAAGGCTGAAAAAATTGCATGGTGATGTTTGTGTAAAGATTAGAGTCCGCAGAGTTTGCTTTTGCAGATGATAATCATGAATTATTGGTGTTTGTGTCTGGGAAATATTCTGGAAGACCGGAAACTTTGTTGTAACTACTAAATCAGAATTAATAGATACCTCCTATGTAGAGTTTGTCTCAGTAAGTCATAAGTTTATGATTGAAGCATCTAATATTTGCTCCATCTGTCAGTATGAGAAAATATTGAAGTTCATCTCAACCGCTAAGAGTGAAGGTGCAAAAGTTTTGTGCGGTGGGCTTCGTCCCGAGGTATGTCCTTTGCCTTTATAGTATAACCTTTTAAGTCCATTTTGCCTTATGATTTGTAACTAATGCCCTAACTCTAAATTGATGGCAGCATTTGAAGAAAGGATTTTACATTGAACCTACCGTCATCACCGATGTAACAAACTCCATGCAAATTTGGAAAGAAGAGGTTTTTGGACCTGTTTTGTGTGTCAAAACATTTAGTTCAGAAGAAGAAGCTATTGAATTAGCGAATGAAACCCAGTGAGTTGATTCTTATTTTCCTCGTTAATTACTGGAAATTATTTTCActggttttgttttgttacttCTGGGTCCACTTTCCTCGTCTAATTTTGTGGTGGATCTGGGAGTTCTCCTTTCTAACTGTTTTCATATTTAACAGATTTGGGTTGGGTGCTGCTGTCATATCAAATGATCTGGAGAGGTGTGAGCGCGTTTCTAAGGTGAGATTCCTCATGATATATCTAGTGTCGATGAGTCTTCCTTCCCGAATATTCGTAGAACAGCATTTTAATCATGGGTTGCATTCTCTGTTCTGTTTTTCAGGCCTTTCAAGCAGGAATTGTCTGGATCAATTGCTCACAACCATGCTTCACTCAGGCTCCTTGGGGTGGCAACAAACGTAGTGGTTTTGGGCGTGAATTAGGAACATGGTATGGCTCTTATTCAAATTGTTACCTGATAGAAACATGTCCTAGTTGAATTTTACTCAAACACAACCAGGCTGTTACTTCTGGAATCTAGACTGCATCCAATTATTACCATGAACAAACTGCTGATGGTATAtatcttttctcttttctacAGGGGACTTGAGAATTACATGACTGTGAAGCAGGTTACTCAATATGTATCTGATGAACCTTGGGGTTGGTACCAGTCACCTTCAACTTCCAAACTGTGAAAAGGTTTCCTCCAAATAGAACTGAGCAAACTGCAAGCTTTCTACATCAGCAGAAATAAGGGGTTACTTGCAGTTAATTTGATGTAAAAGTTTCCGAAATAACTAGATTAAAGTCTTCTTAACAGCCGAGAGTCGCATGTTTTGTATTTTGAGGTACATTTACAGATTTACTCATTTAGGATCATAGTCGTGATATATAAGCCGCACTGCACTTACTGTGTCACTCGTGAGCTAGTGCACCTGTATGTGAAATGATTACAATAAGTTACGTAGTCTGGATTTAATACAAGTTGGAAGGTGGAACACATACAAAACCTACCCAAGTCTTGAATTGTTGATCCAAAATTCCAAATGTTATCGTTTTTCCGTTGTTGCTTGCGTCACAAGGGAGAAGGGTTGAGAGTTAAACCTCACAGAAGTTACGGCGAACTACAACCTTTCTCAAagtttaaactttaaacttCTGCTTTCAGCTTTTACCTTCTATAGTCAACATAGGTGACCACCATAATTAATCGAAAGGGAAAGAGCATTATTATAAAATGAAGCACAGCCTAACATTTTCCGATCTAGCTGACTCATCTGCCAAATCTTATCTCATGTGCTCATTTCCATGTGTCCACATCTCAGAGTTGCATCTTTCAATTTCAAGACTGCCAAAAATAATGTACTCTTCACTTCATGGGATTTTattcattaaaaaaagaaacgTTTAAACAAATTTGATCTCCGATCAAACTTTGCATAATAACATTTCTTCTAGCTTCATAGTCTCCCGTGCGAGACTAGTTGTAGAAAATGTATGTTATTTACcggatgaaaaaaaaaattaatcaaatttaGGGTGGagaatttaatttaaaaacaaaaaaaacaaaaattagggtAAATAACTTAATGGGTCCCCAATGATCCGAGGCGAATTCATAGCGCTACGGGGGGCTCATATTCTGATATTCCAACGGTCCCACGCTGCTCCTCCCCATCTTCCCGAAAAGGCAATGACAAACCAAAACGGAAGCTTCGTTGTTCGAGTGGTGATGTTTCTACCGTTCTCTCCATATATTCACCCGTCACTCACTTTTTACTGCATCACTCCTCTGACTTTCTGAGTTGTAAAATACAAATCTTTCTGTACAAAACTGTAGCTTTCTAGTTCTGTAAAGTACAAAACTGTTCCCCATAAAGTTATACATTTGGGTTCTCTGAGTTCATTGAGCTCGTTCAAGGTTCTAGTTTTGTAGCAGAAAagggttgttgttgttgttgttgcctTTAAGGATCCGGCTTTGTGTTAGAGCAAGATGGGGAGCTCAGATGAGAAAGTTGTTGCTGTGATCATGGTGGGCGGGCCCACTAAAGGTATGATCCTGTTAAGAGTTACTGTGATTATTGGATCCAACGATGAAGTTTTATTGCAATGAGATGATTTGCTTTGTGTCTGTAAATTTGAAGAGATATGACTTGATTTGGTATAGTTCCTCATTCAAATCTATGGCAAATATGTTGGAACTTTGTGATAGAGTGTTCTCACTGTTCGGTAGTTGAATCATGACGTGATCCATTATGCATTTCTTAATATATTTGAAGTTCTGAAATGAAATTATACAGGCACTAGATTCCGGCCACTGTCATTGAATATTCCGAAGCCACTTTTTCCTTTAGCAGGACAACCAATGGTCCATCATCCAATTTCCGCTTGTAAAAAGGTATATTCTTGAACTTCTATTTGCCTTTGATGTGTTATTCCGTGCTTAGTAGTTCaatatgtttgttttgttttacagATTTCTAACCTGGCACAAATCTTTCTCATTGGTTTCTATGAGGAGCGTGAGTTAGCATTATATGCATCTTCACTCTCAAATGAGCTTAAGGTCCCCGTTAGGTAATTCTTTCCTCATTCTTCTTTAGTCATTAGTTTTCAAAATGTTGAATTGGCTACTGACTTTTAGTTTACTCATCATTTGTGCTGTTTAGATATTTGAGGGAAGAAAGACCACATGGTTCAGCTGGTGGACTTTATAACTTCAGAGATCTGATCATGGAAGACAGCCCGGTTTTTACATTTTCCCTACTACTTTCTGTTTGGGTTAATTGATTCGGTGTTGTCTATATCTTTCCTGCTTCCTTCTGTTTCCTCACTGTAATTGTGCATAGTGGCCACGCTCATAGATGTTTTGATGGCATGCTTACTCGTATTAATGGCACATTATTGCTGATTTGGCTTGCAGTCTCACATATTCTTGCTGAACTGTGATGTTTGCTGCAGTTTTCCGCTTCCAGAAATGCTTGGTAACTATTAATGGGCTGCTGATGTTTGTGAAGTATTAACATAATAATTGTTCAATTTATGGCCTGCATAAGTTAATtaatgcctttttttttcctatctGCAGAGGCtcacagaaaatatggtgggATGGGAACGATCCTGGTCATCAAGGTTAATCACCATATGCACAGATAGAACTCTGCGAAGTTATATCTTCTGTTGATGGCTTATCATGTACTAAAAATTCTCCATGTTTATATTATCTTCTTTTGTCTGCGTAGGTTTCTGCCGAGTCAGCAAGTCAGTTTGGGGAACTTGTAGCTGATCCGGTCACCAATGAACTGCTCCATTACACAGAGAAGCCTGAGACTTTTGTATGTTTTAAATCGGGTTTCACTTGCATTTAGTGCCTCAATTGACTTGAATTAAGATTTCTTTCCTGCATGCCTCTTGCTTTTCTGTTAACCCTTCTTATGATGCTGTTATGTTATTCAGGTCAGTGACAGGATTAATTGTGGTGTCTACATATTCACACCAGATATTTTTAATGCCATAGAGGGTGTTTCCTCTCAGCGGAAGGACAGAGGTCAGTGATACATTCTCCATGTGTAGGCTATCCTATAGTACTTATGTGCTTTAGTATAAGGTATGCAATGCACTTGTGTATATTCAGTATAAGATAtccaaattaacaaaaaatgtCTATTGATATGAAAGCTAAGATTTTAACAGAAGTATCTGCTTTTGTTTTGCATCAATGGTGAGATAGTTTGACAAATTAGACTGCTGTCACAAGTATTGCTCATTGTATCATTTACCTTGAAACCAAAAAATCTTCATCGTGTTGACATGTGATCTCTCTGGTATTTGCAGCTGACTTAAGACGTCTGTCCAGTTTTGAAGCCCTGCATTCCGCAACAAGGTTTCTCATAACTCTAGTATGGAAGGACTTATGTATACAATAAAGCTATATAGAAAGTTAGAAACTGTTACTAGTTAGACCCTGTTTGCTTTCTCTATCCCAGAATAGTTATTGGTCACTCAACAAAAAGAAAGTGAAAACCTTCAGCCAAATGACCATTTAGAACTACTGTAAGAAAAACATCTTGTGAAAGagggaaaaaaaacattgttttTAGGTGATAGAAAACTTTATTTTAGAAATCATGTCCTGAAGTTTCAATAGCTGATACATATTCTTTCGATAGGAGTGCATCCACACACTTTGTAAGGTTGGATCAAGACATCCTATCCCCTCTGGCAGGAAAGAAGCAGTTGTATGCATATGAAACCATGGACTTTTGGGAACAGATTAAAACACCTGGGTAAAATTAGCCTATCAAGTTTTCATTTGCTTTGATAACATTTTTCTCTAATAATCTAGTATATGTTTTGCTCTCTCTGCAGAATGTCCTTGAAATGTTCTGGTTTATATCTTTCACAATTCCGAGTCACCAGCCCTCATCTGTTGGTGAGTGGGGATGGTACAAAGAGTGCCAATATTTTGGGTGATGTTTACATTCATCCGTCAGCAAAAGTACACCCCAGTGCTAAAGTATGCACACTGAACCTAGCATTAGCATTGGTCTTGATCAATTTTTAATGTATGGCTCTAGTAACATATTAATAATCTCCTGATATCTTGTCCCTCAGATTGGCCCCAATGTCTCTATATCTGCAAATGCTCGTATAGGAGCTGGTGTGAGGCTCATAAGTTGTATCATACTCGACAATGTTGAAATTAAGGTAAACAGCTTAAGTAAAGATCAGGAGCGCAACTCAAACTCAATTTACCTTGTGTTAACAAATTTGTAATGTTTTTTGGCAGGAAAATGCAGTCGTTATTCATGCAATTGTTGGATGGAAATCTTCTATTGGAAAATGGTCTCGTGTCCAGGCGAGCCTAAATATTTCATTTCTATTTATGTTCATTAAGAGAACATGTATATGCCTTCGATTGTtgcaatttgttttcttagttGTGTTCGCTACTATGATTTCAGGCTAGTGGGGATTACAATTCAAAGCTCGGGATCACAATCCTTGGTACTTGTGCTTATGTTTGTTTATACATGGTTCTTTTTCACGCTGATTTTTGTTTGAAAACACATGCTGCACTATCTGATCTGGATACTATCTTTAATAATGCAGGTGAAGATGTGACAGTTGAAGATGAAATAGTGATTATCAACAGCATTGTCCTCCCCCACAAGACACTCAATCTCAGTGTTCAAGAGGAAATAATTCTGTGATAATCCAAGGGTAGCTAGCCACCCAACTTTACATTACAGTATCTCACACTATTATACAGCTTTGATTGCCCTTTAGTGTCATGATTTGTAATTCAAGTAGGTGATTGTTCATTTGTAATTTGAAGTCCTgctaataaaaaatatatgttaATAGTTCAGATATAAACCCTCTTAAGTTCCCAAATGAGTTGTGGGAACCATATCTAGTGTTGATTTTCAAGTAGTTTATTTTCTTGCACTCAACAGTGGCATGAACTTGGCTGCATGTTAACCCCAGGCCAGCCGCTCAAACCTAATAAGAGCACTAACCAGATTACCAGATTGACCAAACAAGAATCAGCTTGCTGCAAAATTGAATTTATTAATAGTGCTGCGTACTTTTGTTTCCAGAAAGATAACGAAAGTAATGTTATTGACTGGAGCAAATAAGCCTGCCATGTATAATATACAACATTTGCTTCAACCTAAGCATATTCCTAACAATCAGCTGCATAAATCAAGAATAGAATCTGTATCGAATGCCAATAAACAGATTGACAAAATGTGAAAAGTATCCTGAGGATTGCTATTCTAACATGGATCATGGGGTGATCCCTTCCCTGTCGAGTCAACAGAAGCAATATCCTCGATCATTTTGGGCATGTAACGATATGGGAGAAAGATCAAGCTTCAATTGGCTTCTCAACAACTTCAGAGTACCATGACTTCCATGCTTCCACGTAATGAGAGAACAGCTCCTTCAAAGCTGCAAATTAGATCACACAAAACCATTAAATTGGTAATTTACAACAAAAACTGTATTCAGATTGGGATTTCTGTCACTTATAGTGTGGAGTTTTATATTCATGTACCACACTATTTTTGTTGCCTACTATTTCTACACTGAGCGATGACAGCCTATAAATAATCCCTACTGCAACCTGTGCAAATGGAAACCTAACTTCCTCTTGTTCTCTAATTCTTCTCTCCCCTAGTCTCCAGTTCTGTTTATTTCTCTTTCCTCCTCTTTCCTCTTTCTCTCACAATTTTCTCCTGCTCCTACATCAAAAGGGGTCCGAGGCTGATAATAATACACAGGTCATTGAGGAGAAAATGAAGCTCTCAAGAGAAAAGGTGGAACCATCATTCATCTCTCAATACAATAAACAAAAGTCAAGACCTCTTGTTGGTTACGAGTGAATTTATACCTAAAAGGTATTGTATTAGGTGACTGATGATAATTGATAAACACAGCAACACCATTTACTACCAAGTGAATCATGCTGAAGCATAAGATGATACCTTGATTCTGATAGTGGGGACGGTAAGTAGAGGACAAACTGTCCCAGTCAACTTTCTTCATGCTGAAATTCCCAGCCTTGGCAATAGTAACTGGTGCAAAGGGACCAAACTGGTAGCTCTTTGTACCTTCTTTTGAGTCCTCTAAATTGTTCCTATCAACCGTACGTACTACGCTCTCACGTCGCAGTACTGTATTGTcatgttgcttttgtttctgAGCTTCCAATTTCCCAGTAATAGAAGATTCTACTCTACCCCTTTTACAACTGACGTTTGTGATATCAGTTCCAAAGGCTCTCTTTCTAGACTCATCTGAAGCTGAACTCGTGGCATCTTTTCCTTTAAATCCTAACCATTTGTATGCAGGCTTCCTTGTATCAGCTGTGTGGGTCTACATATTTATGAACAAAGGCACAATTTAGCATGGAAGTACATTATACATGCAGTTTAAGTGATGATGAATTCTAAACTTCACCACTACAAGTTCTACAAGTTGTACCTTTTCAATCAGATTCATGGAGGACAAAACATTTGCAATATCATAAATCCGCCTTACTTTAGCTGCTTCATCAAGTAGAAAAAGGCAAGCGTTTCAGCTCCTTTTCAAGTAATATGTCACAAAGAtttgaaacaaacaaatacaagTTTAGATTTCTTACTTCTCATTACAGATGCATTGTGTACATCCCCAAGTAATAACTTTGCAGCTTCATCAAGGGAGATAGATTCTACCTACAAGTTCATAGGTTACACAATCAAAATTCACCCAAAATAACATATAATAAACAAATGAATAAGTAACAATAAGCATTGCACTCACAGTGGAGCAGACAAAGAGCTTCAAAAAATTCTGCGTAAGTAAGGCTAGAGACTTTTCCCTTCTATTTTCTGCAAAAATTTACCAAAACAAGTTCCAGGATGTCACCGAAATGCTTCACACACCCTACCAAACTAAGAAGCCAACTTAGCACCGTATGATTGACCTGACTAACTACCAAATTTTAGGAAACAAAGACTTGCCATTTTTCGAGTTTGATAAAGATTTGGGATTGACACTGAGATTATCATTCTGACTCCCGGTAGCCAGACCACTTTCATCACCTTCCTCATCATCTGAACCCTGTGAACACTGCAAAAACACAAAACAGCAGTATCATGAGTACCAGAATCaaaccaccaaatttccacAAAAAACTTTAACAAAATTGAACACTGACAATCAAAAGAACAGTCCTTTCACTTACTTTTAGGTCATCAATTCCCTGCGAATGGCCATGGAAAGCGTTGAAATTCTCTCTCATACCCTCCTCCTATTACACCACCAAACCCAAAATCACTTTCCACATTTTCAATACTAAAATTGACTAAATCAGATCTGAATCTTCATAAACAGCAAAAAAGCAGAAACCTTGAGGTGCTGTAAGGTACTAGGGATTGCCGCAAATCCTCTCCATGAATACTGATTCTTCGCCTTTCGCGCAAGAACCTGTAAACACCCAAATCAAAAACCCTAAATTTGGGGGTCCAAAATTAAAAACCCTAAATTTGGGTACAAATCCAAAATCCCCAAATCTcatcacacaaaaaaaaaaactaacccCAACGCTCTCAAGAACATTAACGATATCGTAGATCCGCCGCCTCTCCACACCTGCACAATTCCCACACCAATTCAGATCCCCAAAATCGAACGGCCAGAAAAATTTCAGAGACTAACATAAAAGATTACGAACCTAATCTAGTAGCGGCGTCGTCTAGGCCGACGGAGATGACGCCTTCGCGATCGTACAACGCTATGAAACTGAAAGATTCCAGATTCGAGAAATGTCAAAATCAGAACCAAACAGtcagattaaaaaaaaattgaagagagaagaagaagaagaagaagaagaaagggatGTACTTGGAGCACAGGAGGCCCAGAGACTTCTGCTTCCGGCTGTAAGCGTGGTGCCTGGAACCGTTCTCCTTCTGCGGCGGCGGAGGTGCGGCGGACTCCATGGGTGGGGTTGTTCAGAAATGGAGGGAAAGGAGGTGGGAGGAGTGGGGTTAATAGAGGTCCGTTAAGGCGGGGAGAGGTTTAGGGATTTGAAAATTGAAGGGATGGGAGTATTTGGGTTtctagaagaagagagaattcAAATGTTTGAATGAGCGGGAAAATTTAACGCCCtattttgttttggattttATTTGGGTTTGGTACCCAAATATAACGCTTTATGGTTTCCAATTATTGGGCCGGGTCAACTTTTCTGGAGTTTGTCCTTGGGTTTTTCTGTTTGAGTTGTTTGTACTCGACTATTTGTGACtttcattgaatttttttcttgttacatTGAAGCTCCAACTGGGGCTGGAAATTTGCGGTCAGTAGATATGCACTGAAGTTTGATTTGCTT containing:
- the LOC126795191 gene encoding uncharacterized protein LOC126795191, which encodes MGSSDEKVVAVIMVGGPTKGTRFRPLSLNIPKPLFPLAGQPMVHHPISACKKISNLAQIFLIGFYEERELALYASSLSNELKVPVRYLREERPHGSAGGLYNFRDLIMEDSPSHIFLLNCDVCCSFPLPEMLEAHRKYGGMGTILVIKVSAESASQFGELVADPVTNELLHYTEKPETFVSDRINCGVYIFTPDIFNAIEGVSSQRKDRADLRRLSSFEALHSATRSASTHFVRLDQDILSPLAGKKQLYAYETMDFWEQIKTPGMSLKCSGLYLSQFRVTSPHLLVSGDGTKSANILGDVYIHPSAKVHPSAKIGPNVSISANARIGAGVRLISCIILDNVEIKENAVVIHAIVGWKSSIGKWSRVQASGDYNSKLGITILGEDVTVEDEIVIINSIVLPHKTLNLSVQEEIIL
- the LOC126795193 gene encoding E2F transcription factor-like E2FE isoform X1, with translation MESAAPPPPQKENGSRHHAYSRKQKSLGLLCSNFIALYDREGVISVGLDDAATRLGVERRRIYDIVNVLESVGVLARKAKNQYSWRGFAAIPSTLQHLKEEGMRENFNAFHGHSQGIDDLKCSQGSDDEEGDESGLATGSQNDNLSVNPKSLSNSKNENRREKSLALLTQNFLKLFVCSTVESISLDEAAKLLLGDVHNASVMRTAKVRRIYDIANVLSSMNLIEKTHTADTRKPAYKWLGFKGKDATSSASDESRKRAFGTDITNVSCKRGRVESSITGKLEAQKQKQHDNTVLRRESVVRTVDRNNLEDSKEGTKSYQFGPFAPVTIAKAGNFSMKKVDWDSLSSTYRPHYQNQALKELFSHYVEAWKSWYSEVVEKPIEA
- the LOC126795193 gene encoding E2F transcription factor-like E2FE isoform X2 — translated: MESAAPPPPQKENGSRHHAYSRKQKSLGLLCSNFIALYDREGVISVGLDDAATRLGVERRRIYDIVNVLESVGVLARKAKNQYSWRGFAAIPSTLQHLKEEGMRENFNAFHGHSQGIDDLKCSQGSDDEEGDESGLATGSQNDNLSVNPKSLSNSKNENRREKSLALLTQNFLKLFVCSTVESISLDEAAKLLLGDVHNASVMRTKVRRIYDIANVLSSMNLIEKTHTADTRKPAYKWLGFKGKDATSSASDESRKRAFGTDITNVSCKRGRVESSITGKLEAQKQKQHDNTVLRRESVVRTVDRNNLEDSKEGTKSYQFGPFAPVTIAKAGNFSMKKVDWDSLSSTYRPHYQNQALKELFSHYVEAWKSWYSEVVEKPIEA